ACATAGCATCTCGCTGTGCAAGCTGTATTTTCTTGACTCCATGTAGGGGACATGAAATAATAACATATCTTAAATCATCAAATAAAAATGCTGCTACTGATAACGATAACATCAAGGCCGAACCACTTATACACGTTGCTCAACTATTAGGTGGGCCATTGCAGCATATATGTAATCAAGCTTTCGCCACAGGTACTTTTCCAGAAGTCATGAAAATTGCTAAGGCAGTAATTATGCACAAAGGTGGCTCTCATAATGACTTGGAACAGCCACACATCTGTAACCGTGCTTCGTTTAACTTTGAAAGTTTTAGAGTACGCATTAAAATCAAAATTATTCATGTTCCTCAGTGATTGTCAAATGCTTGTAAGGGAACAATTTTATGTCCATGACCGGAAACCAGTAGAAAATACACTACTGCATAATGAAGAAAAATGATTCATATTATTGACAGTAAGCAAGATATCATTGGAGTACTTTTGGATTTTAAAATAAGAAGGTGTTCGATTCCATCAAACATGCTATTTTGTTTCGTTAACTCCCTAATTACGGTATACTAGGCATTAAATTCGATGTTTAGTTATTCTCCTGGCAGGGTGCCGTGCACTTGTTTAAACAGTTAGAGTTTCCAGTTGCCGCCAAAAAATATTAAGTACCACGGGATTGTAATCTAGGACCGTTATTTCTCATGATATATATATAGCTGGACACACCGTAAACAAGCTTTAGAAAAATATGTATAGGTCGATATCGAATGTTGTAGAATAAGAAAAATTTGTTACCAAAATGGTTGAAACTTCAGTTATATTACGCCATTGTTCCTTCTCCCCTTCACTATACTGCCTGTTAATCTTGGGTACCACTACTAATACTAATTTAAAGAGGTTAACAATTCTGGCTAAAAAAAGGTTAAAATAAACTGTTGGCGACATAAAATTTCAAGTTTTACATCAGCGCCACCGGTGGTGCGAGACACCGTTCTTCCTAACTCCGCCCTTGAGTGTACCAGAAGGTATTCTAGTACATGCGACTCTGTCGTATATAAGGTCATATTCAGGAACATTTTAATAAGGTCATATTCAGCCACATTTTAACAAGGTCATATTCAGCCACATTTTAATCTTTCCTTTATGTATACAGCGTTTGTGCGCTGGTAGAACGCGAGAATACCTGCTGCGATGAACGCGGCGCTGTGAACGCTTGTTGCATCGCGCACCAGCCACGCTGCGTGAGCGTGAATGCAACATTGTGTTGCCTCCGAAATACGTGAACAGACGCCACAATGCAAGTGCGCACCCTTCAAGTCTGCACAAACTGCGAAGTGTATAATAGTTGCGCTTAACTGAATGCTTAGCGCGTCCGTCTCACAGCTGCACCTTGATCGGACAAAATTTCAAGCCACGATGCAATTTTTACACGTCACGGATACAGGACAAGCCTCAAGACTCTAAATATGCTGCTATGTAAATATCCATCGCACGAAGATTCCTGTTATCATAATCCTCCATCCCTCGTCAGTCCTCAGTTCAAAGTAGGAGGCTAGTTGGCGCGAGCTTCGGGCCAACTTCTGCATTTCTAGAAATAAGTCCTATGATACTATTTCTGGCAAGTTCTATGAGAATTCCGTGGTCGTGCCGGTGACACCAAGTTCGTTATTGTTACATTTTTGTTGGTGCGTTTTTTTCTGCCCTTAATGTCTACGGGACATGAAAGCAAATCATTAAATTTTAGTCTTTTTGTAGGGATGCACCGATGTGCCCTTTTTGTAGGGAAGATGGGGCCAGAAAACATTTTTTCATTTCTCATAGACCTATTCTGGGTTGCTGCATGGGTCAATGTAAAGAACACAGGTGAACTGTGGGCCCACGCATGCGTACGTGTTCATTTGGTAGCGTCTCGTGACCATGTCAGTCCTTTCGATGCCGGCCGCATATAGTAAAAGACGCCTTCGTTGCCTGCGAGCATTAGCAACAGAGAGGATATGTCGCAGCCGAAGAGGACCGCGCCTTAATCACGCGCTCCTCAGAAGTGCCTCAGTAGCggttttatttcattttctccCCAGCCTAAACTCGTAATTCGTACACCTCTCCAATGATTTTGCACTTTTCTTTGTTTGACCTGCAAATAGATGCACAGTTTGTTCTCTTCAATCGCGTGCGCCGGGCCCACGGAACCAATCGGGTGCCGAGTCGGTGTGCCAGGAAAAAACCGCTACACGTCGGTGGCGGCGCACATCACCGCGCCATGGGTGGCGTCGCTGTCTGCGCGGTGAGCAGCATCGTTCTAGCAACTGTAGCATCGTGGTGGACGAAGTGCCCGAATAGGAAGTCTTGGTGCATAACTGCGGAGGACGAGCGGCGCTGCCGGCGTTCGGTCCGGTGGCGACTCTGCTTTGTCTTTTCTTCTAGCCCGGCCGTGGCGTCGCATGGCTGTCCGCGCTGCTGAGTATATACGCTGCCTGCGCGCCGCATCATGGAGTTAATCAGCGGCGGGTGCAACGCCTAAGGGCGAGTTGAGATGGCTGGTAGCTTCATGCGCGCGGTCTTCCCGAGCGCCTAGTGTTGGATTTCGCGTGATCTAATTTTTGGAGACGCGCAGTGACCCGAGCGGCAGCACAAAGCTCtcgctccccgctgccggcggTATTTTGCGCGCCTGCGCCGTGACGGCGAGTGCTCGCGGTCAACTAGTGAGATCTGTGGATGTTTGGGCTTGTTAGTTTAATCAGCACGCGAACGTTTACTTCAATTTTTACCGTCGATAAATATGAGAGCCTAACTTCGTGTAATTGTATAATAGTTTGCCATCCCTatcagtgcttcgcctttcgggtaataCTGCGGCTTTTTTGGAGAGAAGATACTATAGAACATTTCTTATCGACGATTCTTGATCTTACAAAAATAACATTAGAATAACCCTGCATTTAATCTTCTGGGATTATATATGACTGCTTCTAATTGACTGTTCTCGGTTGCCTCAATCTTGGGCACAGCGACCGCGGAAGGTTCTTGCTGTAATCTAAACATTTGTTGTAAGGTTAATGCGAATAAATTCCTTAATTTTAACCTTactgtttcctttttctttctgtaAAATTTAGTGCGATTGGTTCTATATTATTATATTTTTCATATATTTCTTAGTTTTATAAATTTAATCTATTTTGATTTTAAAGTATAGATCTATTCTCAAGATCAGTTGTATTACATTtttattcaatattttatattgaGCTGCTCGGTTCCTAACCAATCCCCCTAAGTGGGGAGGTGCCACTAACTCACGAAATGTTTCATCTAGATGGATATATGTAGTGGCAAACGGGCATCGTACTATGTTGGGCCAATCATCGTGCTGCATGGGGAAGTGCCATtaagagaagagaaagaagatgCCCGGCTCGCGCTTTCTGCGTTCCATTCGGTCCTCGAAAACAACAGCGACGTAATGAGCGGCCGTTACGTGGGTTTCCCGTTCGTGAAGAAGAGCGGCCAGTTATCTTCACCGTGGGAGCCCCAAGAGGAACGGCTTCAGCAAATCTTGCAGCTGCTAAAGGAGTCGCTGTCTGCTGAGGAAGAGGCGAGGCTAACGGCTCGGCGGGCAATCAAGCAGCTGAGTGAACTTCCCGACTTCATCAGCTACCTGGTATTCATCATCGCAGAGTTGAAGTTTGAGAATGAGCACTTGACGAAACCAACCGGCCTATTGTTGGATAAAGATGGCACTGCAAACTCTGGCAACGTTCCCCTGAATGTGACCGACTCCACCAGGACTAGCAGCTTCGAAAGTGTGGGCGATCCCTTGGTGGTGATTGTTGCTGCTCTGGGCTTCTTCATCACGACAGACGCAACGCTCGAGCTCACACGCTGGCCTGAATTGCTTCCGCGGCTCGGCGAACTGTTAGACTCGAAGGACGACAGAGTCTGCGAGGGTTCTTTCGGGGCGCTGCACAAGATCTGTCGGGACTACGCTGCGGCACTGGATACAGGTCTACTGAAAGATCAGCTCACTGCTCTTGCACCCAAGTTTCTGAAGTTTTTTCGGCACAGCAACCCTCGGATCCGGTTCTGCGCCATAACTTTCATAAGCCTGCTATTCCTTAATCGGGCACATGCCGTGATAGTCCACGCTGACTCTGCTGTTACGAGCTTGCTGCAGTTGTTGTATGAAGAAGACTCCAAAGTGCAGAAAACCATGTGGCGTGCTCTGATAGTACTGCTAGAATATCAAATAGACTGTCTCATCCCTCATATGCGCAGCATCATAGAGTACGCGATGGTCAAGCTGCAAGATACGGACGAAAGCGTTGCGCTAGAGGCGTGCACGACATTGGCCTGTCTGACGAAGAAGCCAGTCTGCAAGGAAGCACTGGCTCCGTGCTTGTCACGCCTAGTCACCATTCTGCTCCAAGGTATGAAGTACTCAGACGCTGACTTAAGACGATGCAAGGAAGACGTACGACGTATACAGCCTACGCCTGGCCAGACCAAAAAAGCAACAGAGGGCAACATTGGCGGATCTTCAGTGAGAGACAAAATACATGCCGATGACAACATCTTCTACAAATGGAATATGAGGAATTGCTCAGCGGACGCGCTGGACGGGATAGCCATGGTGTTCAACGAGGAAGTGTTTCACCTGCTGCTGCCTTTCCTTAAGGAGATGCTTCACAAAGATTGGGTGACTAAGGAATCGGCCATTTTTATCCTTGGGGTCATCGCTGAGGGCTGCATGGAAGGCATGTCCCAGTATCTAGAGGATCTGATCACGTACTTGCTTCTCTGTCTTAGAGATAACGAAGCCCCTGTGCGGTCGGCCGCCTGCTGGACCCTGAGCCGCTACTCCCACTGGGTGTTGAGCCAGCCGCACCACCGCTACTTCGAGCCACTTTTGAACCAACTACTGGAGCGGGTAATGGACGACAGTGAAATGGTCCAAGAAGTTGCCTGCAATGCCCTTATCACGCTGACAGAGGAAGCCAAAACAAAGGTCGTGCCATACCTCAACGCCATTTTGGACACGATCTACTGTAGCTTCAGCAAGTACAGGCGTCCACGTTTTTATATGCTGTACAATGCAATAAGAACGCTGGCGGACTGTGTGGGACCAGAACTGAAGAGGCGTGagttcattttatttttcatgAAACCACTGACCGACGAGTGGGATGAGATGGCAGACGGTGAGGTGAATTTATTTTGTCTGCTACGGTGTCTGAGTAGCGTGGCTACTGCAGTGAAATCTGAATTCTTGCCTTACCACATGCCCGTCGCAAAAAGGTGTGTCCACCTCGTGCAACTGGGGATGCAAGgcttcttcgtcgaagcactccgCCTGAGGAAGTCGTATACACCGAAAAAACCCTTTGTAGTTGCGGCGCTGGCAACGCTCAGTGGACTGGCGGAAGGTTTGGAAAGGGAAATTAGGCCTTTAGTCGCGGATACCAACATCGTTGAGCTCATGTTCCAGTGCGGCAAGGACCCGGTGCCTGAAGTGCGTCAGGTGACGTTTGCTCTTCTGGGAAACCTCACCAGAGGTTGCTTCGACTGTCTGGTGTCCGTTACCTGCAGCTTCCTGCCTATACTTGGTGAGAACTTGAACCCAGAGTTGAAACCAGTGTGCAATAATGCGACGTGGGCAATCAGCGAGATAACCATGAAGTTGAGAAGCGCTGTGAAACCGCACATGTCTGATGTGGTCACTAAACTGGTGACTAACATGAAGCTCTCGAACACGTCGAAAACCTTGCTTGCGAACACTGCTATTGCACTCGGATGTCTTGGTCGCGCTTGCCCAGAAGAAATGGCGCCGAAGTTACTTCAATTTATAGGTCCGTGCTGCTCAGCACTGGGAAAAGTCCAGAATTGTGAAGCAAAGGACTTCGCGTTCAGTGGCATCTGCAGTATGGCTCGTGTGAACCCGGATGGAGTCATCCttgacttctttttcttccttgagGCCATCCTTTCCTGGGCCATTCCCAAGGACGACTTGAAGCAAACCGTCAAAGACCTGCTCCACCGCTACAAGAAGATGTTTGGGAGCAAGAAATGGCAGCAGTTCTCCGAACAGCTTCCACCTGCACTCAGGGGGCGAATGCTAGACCACTATGGCATCTGAGAAGGGTTCTTCGCTAATGCAAAAACGCAAATCCAGCAAAAATTAATGTGCCTTGAGTATTTTCTACGCAAGCAAGGAACATGAGATGATGTTGCCTCCCGAAACTGAAAGCCAATATGGGCCAACAACTACCTCCGGGCTTCTGCAGACGAAGAAGAGCGTCAACGCTGCTGGTTTGTGTGAGCCAGTAAAAGTGTTTTGGTCTTTCTTACTGCTGTTTTTCTTTGTCAGCAAAGAGTGGGGCATTGCCCTTTTTGTGGGTTTGTGAACGGCAAGATAACGTAGAGGAGCCGACGATGGAACGATGATTTTTGTGTAGACGCAACAGAGGATACCCGCACAAATAACGAGGACATAGGATATCGGTAGTGATATTTTTCACCGCATATGCGTTTGTCGTAGTATTTAGGGCATTCACGTGCTCTGTTGTGCATATCAGTCGGACCAACTAATTTACTTCATAGAAAACAAATGCTTCGCACAACAGTTTCATCTGAACATCGCTCGGTACTTGTCTCACAACTGCTAGTAAAACGTGGCATACAGTTCCCCGTACAGTTCCCCATACAGTTCACGTTGCATACAATTCAAATGGTTAAATACGCCCCACCACTACGGTTATCCAACATGGCTATGAGAAAATAACCACGTCAATAATACATTCACCCAAACACTCAGTTCAAATTTAGTCTACGTTGACGTCAGAGTGAATACGCATTTAATCACAGGGCGAAGCGTGTACTTTAATCGGGTAAAATTAGAAAAACGCTTTACCTCGGGGCCAGCTCCGATTCCCCGTTGGaatacatgtgaaacgcagaaataCTCTCATTAAACAAGCAATGAACCCATTTGAAGATGTTTGGTGCATTTCAGAGGGAAATTTGAAATATACAAAGTACATGATGTGGCACATTGATATAGTACTTGACAGTTTGAACTAAAATTTTCAGAATtacgtaaacaaaaaaaaaaaggacaagtacgcagttgctggcagagtagacgCCGAACCCCCGCGCTCCCGCACGggcttcccactttcctcctttcgcgtgggagagtgcgtatcttgcgcccggtcgcaagatatatacgcagttggtgcagcaggtaaacgtcgcctcccctctctctctccccctcccccccaccccacggcctttcgcatgacggaagatgtcgcgtgtgttctccgccgtgcgcttgCTTTCCGTGAAATCGCCCGTCCCTAGCGCGCTTTCGTTTAGCATATGTAGCATATGGCGTgtggcaacgattttatcgcccttggactttatacgtaatctcacggcgacgacgatggggACGCCGATGGCAGGCAtatgcttggagtgtccacataattgctatcgcaatgaaaagaacgtggaagcacaaagtttacaaatcagcaactttgcaccaaaaacagataagGCTCTTCGGTGAACGGCATGGGTGAAAGCATCACAAGCATACTGTGTAAGCTTACAGCTTTACATGAAGTTCTTACAATGGTGACAAGAGTTTCGCAGAACCTGTGCCGTAACCTgtggcaaaattaaaaaaaattggcgactgccacgtagctagacagaactaACGTattattgtttgccgtcgcttggagcaagtcagacaacttttttttttcgtattcgcCTAAGTGCACAATGCGTTATTATTAATtgattaacttctcaaatattatataaCCCGAGCAGTGTTGTCAATCATGAAATTGCAGGTCATCATAAAAAATTCCCGATccacatctttctgttgctcgatagaCCGTTCAATCGGCGAGGAGGAACGTAGCCTCCAACCAGCGCGCCGCGCCGTTCTTATCGCACCGGTATGTGCGGGTCGCTGTTTCTCTGAGTGGCAGCTTGAAACGGTAGCGATGTCATTGTGAGTTATGCGATTCTAGCGTGTACCGTCTGTGATTGCTGCAATGTGCAGATGACTCAATTTCAACGGACTAGTACTGTACTGTAGTGAGCTGGAAAAATATCTTTAGAAAGCGAATGTGAAGTTCATCTTCAGCCGTGGCGACTCCGTGGACTCCGCCGCTGCGGTTGCAGACAAGCGTCGGCTTTGAACTGTCAGAATAAACAGGAAGCACTTGACGCCATTTTCATCGTTGCATGTATGTTCACAAAGTTTTGTCTCTAGTGTGCGCACGGTGACGAACTCGGCACCCATGATCAAACTGGGATGTGAAGGAAAGGTTCATATTCGAGTTGGTCAACTAATACGAACGAATCAAGTCAACTATTTCTTCGTTCACGCACATTGAAGTAATACGCGTGAGTGTATTTAGCCCTACTTTGAAGATTCGCGATGCAGGTGTCAGAAGCTCGGCGATAAAAGATGGCACAGCGCCAAGAATGAGGTCAGCGGCGCAGGTGCCACGGCAGATGATGGATGACctaaataagagagagagagagagaaagaaagaatgggaaagaaagacaaggaggttagccagtgtaaataccggcttgctaccctgtactggggaaaggggtaaagggaatagaaggtgatagaagaaacaaataaaaaaaatggaagtaagaaaattcgcgcaataacgcgaccctacgcgctacaacgttcaaagccggtcgcacaattcacaagcccttaagaacttcagcatagcccttaaggccttgagtgacaaagcccgtctagaccagtgtcctgaaactttttcctctgtgagggggcgattgtccagtttttcaagcgcagtcgcgagcacctTTCTTggcacattgtagcggggacagtcacagaggaggtccTTGATTGtatcctcgcagccacagttgtcgcaagcagggctgtcagccattccaatgcggaaggaataggcgttcgtgaatgccacaccgagccacaggcggcacagatgtgttgcttccgctcgtggtaaccctggtggaagacggagttgcagacgtggatccaatctgtggaggcgtgcgttgctgaaatcactggtgttccacagagtctgcgtaagctcgcgtgcgagggagcgaatttttgtggctgcgtctgttctcgacagtggtatcgatacaataggggcaccatcatgggccgatcgggcagcgtcatccgcactgtgatttcccgaaattccgcagtgacccggtatccactggtagatgatctTGTGCCCcgtgtcggttgcgtgatggtgaagtagtcggatgtctgcaactaattgtgcgttaggtcagtggttgaaagggga
The DNA window shown above is from Dermacentor silvarum isolate Dsil-2018 chromosome 1, BIME_Dsil_1.4, whole genome shotgun sequence and carries:
- the LOC119438374 gene encoding transportin-2; its protein translation is MLLLKHQILNGENTRDIRVIRDLDLEKEFDTIAHSSILKAIADLGLGRRFYDFIRSFLTRRRAVLRAGDLVSEEVELGQRGTPQGSVLSPTLFNLVMIGLSERLSKIDGLNHTIYADGITIWCSAGSDGFIESALQEAIETAESYLEHTGLKCSPTKSDLLLYLPKRRGAKPKGWKPPAQRNITLRIRDGRVDPRMDICSGKRASYYVGPIIVLHGEVPLREEKEDARLALSAFHSVLENNSDVMSGRYVGFPFVKKSGQLSSPWEPQEERLQQILQLLKESLSAEEEARLTARRAIKQLSELPDFISYLVFIIAELKFENEHLTKPTGLLLDKDGTANSGNVPLNVTDSTRTSSFESVGDPLVVIVAALGFFITTDATLELTRWPELLPRLGELLDSKDDRVCEGSFGALHKICRDYAAALDTGLLKDQLTALAPKFLKFFRHSNPRIRFCAITFISLLFLNRAHAVIVHADSAVTSLLQLLYEEDSKVQKTMWRALIVLLEYQIDCLIPHMRSIIEYAMVKLQDTDESVALEACTTLACLTKKPVCKEALAPCLSRLVTILLQGMKYSDADLRRCKEDVRRIQPTPGQTKKATEGNIGGSSVRDKIHADDNIFYKWNMRNCSADALDGIAMVFNEEVFHLLLPFLKEMLHKDWVTKESAIFILGVIAEGCMEGMSQYLEDLITYLLLCLRDNEAPVRSAACWTLSRYSHWVLSQPHHRYFEPLLNQLLERVMDDSEMVQEVACNALITLTEEAKTKVVPYLNAILDTIYCSFSKYRRPRFYMLYNAIRTLADCVGPELKRREFILFFMKPLTDEWDEMADGEVNLFCLLRCLSSVATAVKSEFLPYHMPVAKRCVHLVQLGMQGFFVEALRLRKSYTPKKPFVVAALATLSGLAEGLEREIRPLVADTNIVELMFQCGKDPVPEVRQVTFALLGNLTRGCFDCLVSVTCSFLPILGENLNPELKPVCNNATWAISEITMKLRSAVKPHMSDVVTKLVTNMKLSNTSKTLLANTAIALGCLGRACPEEMAPKLLQFIGPCCSALGKVQNCEAKDFAFSGICSMARVNPDGVILDFFFFLEAILSWAIPKDDLKQTVKDLLHRYKKMFGSKKWQQFSEQLPPALRGRMLDHYGI